A genomic segment from Luteolibacter ambystomatis encodes:
- a CDS encoding CorA family divalent cation transporter, giving the protein MSVLPEATFLPTQFDCEPILMDQISNRPGHQRCMVGDGELLLVAHEVPVVGRSDREALFFWKRRDGKWIGPDGKPGLLALEQLLDRYSDAIDAHAAVVDEADTASEIFGILRHAGPLARASRNLVQSLNQVLDVDQDDRVIRALRDRAVDIERAAELLHADTRLTLEFWQAERSEQQSLAADKLNRIVFRLNLLAGFFLPLVALGGLFGMNVDLPAFVKPLFWWIVLTGFLTGGAILYYAKRKAEREAARQLEQNREDGL; this is encoded by the coding sequence ATGTCCGTCCTTCCGGAAGCCACCTTTCTGCCCACCCAGTTCGATTGTGAACCGATCCTCATGGATCAGATCAGCAACCGGCCCGGCCACCAGCGCTGCATGGTGGGGGATGGCGAGCTGCTGCTGGTCGCCCATGAGGTGCCGGTGGTCGGCCGGTCGGATCGCGAGGCGCTGTTTTTCTGGAAGCGGCGGGACGGCAAGTGGATCGGACCGGATGGCAAACCCGGCCTGTTGGCGCTCGAGCAGCTTCTCGATCGGTATTCGGACGCCATCGATGCCCATGCCGCCGTGGTCGATGAGGCGGACACCGCCAGCGAGATCTTCGGCATCCTGCGTCACGCCGGGCCGCTGGCACGGGCCTCGCGGAATCTGGTCCAATCCCTCAACCAGGTGCTGGACGTCGATCAGGATGATCGGGTGATCCGCGCCTTGCGGGACCGGGCGGTGGACATCGAGCGCGCCGCCGAGCTGCTGCATGCCGATACCCGGCTGACGCTGGAATTCTGGCAGGCCGAACGCTCCGAGCAGCAATCGCTGGCCGCGGACAAGCTCAACCGCATTGTTTTCCGCTTGAACCTCCTTGCCGGATTTTTCCTGCCGCTGGTGGCGCTCGGTGGGTTGTTCGGGATGAACGTCGATCTCCCGGCCTTTGTGAAACCCTTGTTCTGGTGGATCGTCCTCACCGGCTTCCTGACCGGTGGAGCCATTTTGTATTATGCCAAACGGAAGGCGGAGAGAGAAGCCGCCCGCCAGTTGGAGCAGAACCGGGAAGACGGCCTGTGA
- the rho gene encoding transcription termination factor Rho has translation MIHDFNEETLLPFDSIETTGESPAPARKRAAKKTAAKKTAVKKTAAKKTAKKAAAIKDEAVIAPAPEPPAPVPAAISESSETAPVKKKVAKKAAKKAARAAASDEAHARESISGLEQRESAPTPEPVREISSQPAPASSGEEQPRKYGRVPGGGPVNQQREPREPREQREFREPREPREQHGDHPQNREGGGGGPQDGQRDSRSKRRRDKRKRRRERDRERQNDPRGEVQDTRQGQGQRHENHERQDQGERRPQQPQFSGPKVEVNGMLELAPKGFGFLRVPEKRFDQARDDVFVPPEAVRRHGLRVGHWIHGYAQEGPRGPQLVEITTINGLPPEESRKLPMFEELKAINPNKRISFETTPDRFTTRVVDIMAPVGRGQRGLIVSPPRSGKTTLLLHMAEAVREKYDETLHLMIVLVDERPEEVTEFRRALPDVEIYASSNDDGARNHCRIAELAIERAKRLVEAGKDVFLLMDSITRLARAYNHGMRQHGRGTGSGGITVGALEVPRRLFAAARNTRGGGSLTILATALIQTNSKADEAIFQEFKGTGNMELVLDRKIAENYIYPAVDIFKSGTRREELLLAEHMLHKIHLIRRGLSGHRPVEAMERLLFFLKKFPNNPQMLLEIKG, from the coding sequence ATGATCCACGATTTCAACGAGGAAACCCTGCTGCCGTTCGATTCCATCGAGACGACGGGAGAAAGCCCCGCCCCGGCCCGCAAACGCGCCGCGAAAAAAACCGCCGCCAAGAAAACGGCTGTGAAAAAAACCGCCGCGAAGAAAACCGCGAAAAAGGCTGCCGCCATCAAGGACGAGGCTGTGATCGCTCCGGCGCCTGAACCACCCGCACCGGTTCCTGCGGCCATTTCCGAATCTTCCGAAACGGCTCCGGTGAAAAAGAAGGTGGCGAAAAAGGCCGCGAAGAAAGCCGCCAGGGCCGCTGCATCTGATGAAGCTCACGCCCGCGAGTCCATCTCCGGGCTGGAGCAACGGGAGTCCGCTCCCACACCGGAACCGGTCCGCGAAATATCCTCCCAGCCCGCTCCCGCCTCCAGTGGCGAAGAGCAGCCCCGCAAGTATGGCCGCGTCCCCGGTGGTGGCCCGGTGAACCAACAAAGGGAACCGCGCGAGCCCCGCGAACAGCGGGAGTTCCGTGAACCGCGCGAACCGCGTGAGCAACACGGGGATCATCCACAAAACCGCGAAGGTGGCGGTGGTGGCCCGCAGGACGGCCAGCGCGACAGCCGCAGCAAACGCCGCCGGGACAAGCGCAAGCGCCGTCGTGAACGCGACCGTGAGCGCCAGAACGATCCACGCGGAGAAGTCCAGGATACCCGGCAGGGTCAAGGCCAGCGCCATGAAAATCATGAGCGTCAGGATCAGGGCGAACGCCGCCCGCAGCAGCCGCAGTTCTCCGGCCCGAAGGTCGAGGTGAACGGCATGCTGGAGCTCGCGCCAAAGGGTTTCGGCTTCCTGCGCGTCCCGGAAAAACGCTTCGACCAGGCTCGCGACGATGTCTTTGTCCCGCCGGAAGCAGTGCGCCGCCACGGCCTGCGTGTCGGCCACTGGATCCACGGCTACGCCCAGGAAGGACCGCGCGGTCCCCAGCTGGTGGAGATCACCACCATCAACGGCCTGCCCCCGGAAGAATCCCGGAAGCTGCCGATGTTCGAGGAGCTGAAGGCGATCAATCCGAACAAGCGCATCAGCTTCGAGACCACGCCGGACCGCTTCACCACCCGCGTGGTGGACATCATGGCTCCGGTCGGCCGCGGCCAGCGCGGCCTCATCGTTTCCCCTCCCCGTTCCGGCAAGACCACCCTGCTGCTGCACATGGCGGAGGCGGTGCGTGAGAAATACGACGAAACCCTCCACCTCATGATCGTGCTGGTGGACGAGCGTCCGGAGGAAGTCACCGAATTCCGCCGCGCCCTGCCGGACGTGGAAATCTACGCCAGCTCGAACGACGATGGCGCCCGCAACCACTGCCGTATCGCCGAGCTCGCCATCGAGCGTGCGAAGCGTCTGGTGGAAGCTGGCAAGGATGTCTTTCTGCTGATGGACTCCATCACCCGCCTTGCCCGCGCCTACAACCACGGCATGCGCCAGCATGGCCGCGGCACCGGTAGCGGCGGCATCACCGTCGGCGCGCTGGAAGTTCCCCGCCGCCTTTTCGCCGCCGCCCGCAATACCCGCGGCGGTGGTTCTCTCACCATCCTCGCCACCGCGTTGATCCAAACCAACTCGAAGGCGGACGAAGCCATCTTCCAGGAGTTCAAGGGCACCGGGAACATGGAACTCGTGCTCGATCGCAAGATCGCCGAGAATTACATCTACCCCGCCGTGGACATCTTCAAGTCCGGCACCCGCCGCGAGGAGTTGCTGCTGGCGGAACACATGCTCCACAAGATCCACCTCATCCGCCGCGGCCTCTCCGGCCACCGTCCGGTCGAGGCCATGGAGCGCCTGCTGTTCTTCCTGAAGAAGTTCCCGAACAACCCGCAGATGCTGCTGGAGATCAAGGGTTGA
- a CDS encoding YebC/PmpR family DNA-binding transcriptional regulator, producing MAGHNKWSKVKHIKARVDVIRGRVFSKCAHEIALAARAGGGDPSTNARLRTAIDNAKAVSTPKENIERAIKKGTGELGGTAIQEVTYEAYGPSGTAFIIEMATDNINRTAQDMRTIFTKNNGSVATPGSVSYQFNRKGEIRLAADAVAADRIMDVAIEVGADDVQSDESEHILYTAPNELGTVANALRIAGLPPVSEKLVSIAQNPAVVSDLETAKQILRLYDILDDYADTVNVFTNFEVADDVLEQLGD from the coding sequence ATGGCCGGTCACAACAAGTGGTCCAAGGTCAAACACATCAAGGCGCGCGTGGATGTCATCCGCGGCCGGGTGTTCAGCAAGTGCGCCCATGAGATCGCACTCGCCGCACGTGCCGGTGGCGGCGATCCGTCCACCAACGCGCGCCTGCGTACCGCCATCGACAACGCCAAGGCCGTCTCGACGCCGAAGGAAAACATCGAACGCGCGATCAAAAAGGGCACGGGCGAACTCGGCGGCACCGCCATCCAGGAAGTCACCTACGAAGCGTACGGCCCGTCCGGTACCGCCTTCATCATCGAGATGGCGACGGACAACATCAACCGCACGGCCCAAGACATGCGGACGATTTTCACCAAGAACAACGGCAGCGTGGCCACTCCCGGCAGCGTTTCCTATCAGTTCAACCGCAAGGGCGAGATCCGCCTGGCCGCCGATGCCGTGGCCGCGGACCGCATCATGGATGTGGCCATCGAGGTCGGTGCGGACGATGTCCAGAGCGACGAGTCCGAGCACATTCTCTACACCGCCCCGAACGAGCTGGGCACCGTGGCCAATGCGCTGCGCATCGCCGGCCTTCCGCCGGTTTCCGAAAAGCTCGTCTCCATCGCCCAGAACCCCGCCGTGGTTTCCGATCTGGAAACCGCCAAGCAGATCCTGCGCCTCTACGACATTCTCGACGACTACGCCGATACCGTGAACGTCTTCACCAACTTCGAGGTCGCGGATGACGTCCTCGAACAACTCGGCGACTGA
- a CDS encoding malate dehydrogenase produces the protein MKDPITVSITGAAGQIGYALLFRIASGAVFGPDQPVNLRLIEIEPALPALNGVVMELDDCAFPLLREVVPTADLNEGFRGTNWALLVGSVPRKAGMERGDLLGINGKIFTGQGKAIARNAAKDVRVLVVGNPCNTNALIAMNNADGVPKERFFAMTRLDENRAKSQLAKKASVHHSKVTNLCIWGNHSATQYPDFTNAKINGRPVADVISHVEWLKNDFIKTVQQRGAAIIAARGASSAASAANAAIDTVKSLITPTPAGDWHSVAVCSDGSYGIEKGLIASMPIRTIEDGKWEVVQGVPVDAFSREKIDASIKELQEERDAVKDLLPK, from the coding sequence ATGAAAGATCCCATTACCGTCTCCATCACCGGCGCCGCAGGGCAGATCGGCTACGCGCTCCTTTTCCGCATCGCTTCCGGTGCGGTCTTTGGCCCGGATCAGCCGGTGAACCTGCGCCTGATCGAGATCGAGCCCGCGCTGCCCGCCCTCAATGGCGTGGTGATGGAGCTGGATGATTGCGCGTTCCCACTGTTGCGCGAGGTGGTGCCGACCGCCGATCTCAACGAAGGTTTCCGCGGCACCAACTGGGCGCTGCTCGTCGGCTCCGTGCCGCGCAAGGCCGGGATGGAACGCGGCGACCTGCTCGGTATCAACGGCAAGATTTTCACCGGCCAAGGCAAGGCCATCGCCCGCAATGCGGCGAAGGATGTGCGTGTGCTCGTCGTGGGCAACCCGTGCAACACCAACGCGCTGATCGCGATGAACAATGCGGACGGCGTGCCGAAGGAACGCTTCTTCGCGATGACCCGTCTCGATGAGAACCGCGCGAAGAGCCAGCTCGCGAAGAAGGCCAGCGTGCATCACTCGAAGGTCACGAACCTGTGCATCTGGGGCAACCACTCCGCCACGCAGTACCCGGACTTCACCAACGCGAAGATCAACGGCCGCCCCGTGGCCGATGTGATTTCCCACGTGGAGTGGCTGAAGAACGATTTCATCAAGACCGTGCAACAGCGCGGCGCGGCCATCATCGCCGCCCGTGGTGCATCTTCCGCGGCATCCGCCGCGAATGCCGCCATTGATACGGTGAAGAGCCTCATCACCCCGACTCCGGCCGGGGACTGGCATTCCGTGGCTGTTTGTTCGGATGGTTCCTACGGCATCGAAAAGGGTCTCATCGCCTCCATGCCGATCCGCACCATCGAGGATGGCAAGTGGGAGGTGGTCCAGGGAGTGCCGGTGGATGCCTTCAGCCGCGAGAAGATCGATGCCTCCATCAAGGAGCTCCAGGAAGAGCGTGATGCGGTGAAGGACCTGCTGCCGAAATAA
- a CDS encoding cysteine-rich CWC family protein has protein sequence MEILPIGNGRPAGILPGGQPDHMDLFSTPNFCPLCRSDNHCGALLGVRCWCMDVTIPPALIDLVAEEDKRRACICEGCVENWPSSPPPHPEGTDHVE, from the coding sequence GTGGAAATCCTCCCGATTGGCAACGGTCGTCCGGCGGGTATATTGCCGGGAGGCCAGCCCGATCACATGGACCTGTTCTCCACCCCCAATTTCTGTCCCCTCTGCCGATCGGACAACCACTGTGGCGCCCTCCTCGGCGTGCGTTGCTGGTGCATGGATGTCACCATCCCGCCCGCGCTGATCGATCTGGTGGCGGAGGAAGACAAGCGGCGCGCCTGTATCTGCGAGGGATGCGTGGAGAACTGGCCCTCATCCCCACCTCCTCATCCTGAAGGGACGGATCATGTGGAGTAA
- a CDS encoding Gfo/Idh/MocA family oxidoreductase, with amino-acid sequence MTQPLILPNRRTFLQTGALAAAASTLPSSLFAQVGGSDEIKVALIGCGGRGTGAAAQTLTVPGTRLVAMADAFPDRLEGSLGELKKQFGERADVPKERQFTGFEAFKQAIDSADVVLLCTPPGFRPSHFEYAIEKGKHVFMEKPVAVDGTGIRKMLEAAKKADEKKLKVVCGLQRRYQTSYLETFKKVQEGAIGDFISSQVYWTGGGVWVNSRQPGSTEMQYQMRNWYYFNWLCGDHIAEQHVHNLDVGNWFKGAHPAKCVGMGGRSQRIGKDYGEIFDHFYVEYTYPDGTIMNSQCRHWGGWTKVTEEISGTKGTALPGMIKDHSGKIVWRFRETEKNPYQNEHDALYDHIRNDKPLNNAFYTAESTLTAIMGRMAAYSGEEITWEKALNSQLDTMPKVLAWDADPGPKAGPDGLYPAPVPGKGKYV; translated from the coding sequence ATGACCCAACCTCTCATCCTTCCAAACCGCCGGACTTTCCTTCAAACCGGAGCCTTGGCCGCCGCCGCCAGCACGCTTCCATCCTCCCTCTTCGCCCAAGTCGGCGGGAGCGATGAAATCAAGGTCGCCCTCATCGGCTGTGGTGGCCGCGGCACCGGAGCCGCCGCCCAGACCCTGACCGTGCCGGGCACGCGCCTGGTGGCCATGGCCGATGCCTTCCCTGATCGACTCGAAGGTTCTCTGGGAGAGCTCAAGAAGCAGTTCGGCGAGCGCGCCGATGTGCCAAAAGAGCGCCAGTTCACCGGCTTCGAAGCCTTCAAGCAGGCCATCGACTCCGCGGATGTCGTCCTGCTTTGCACGCCTCCCGGCTTCCGCCCGAGCCACTTCGAATACGCCATCGAAAAGGGCAAGCACGTCTTCATGGAAAAGCCCGTCGCTGTCGATGGCACCGGCATCCGCAAGATGCTTGAGGCCGCAAAGAAGGCCGATGAGAAAAAGCTCAAGGTCGTCTGCGGTCTCCAGCGCCGCTACCAGACCAGCTATCTGGAAACCTTCAAGAAAGTGCAGGAAGGAGCCATCGGTGACTTCATATCCTCCCAGGTCTATTGGACCGGAGGCGGTGTCTGGGTGAACAGCCGCCAGCCCGGCTCCACCGAGATGCAATACCAGATGCGGAACTGGTACTATTTCAACTGGCTCTGTGGAGATCACATCGCCGAGCAGCACGTCCACAACCTGGACGTGGGCAACTGGTTCAAGGGCGCCCATCCCGCCAAGTGCGTCGGCATGGGCGGCCGCTCCCAGCGCATCGGCAAGGACTACGGCGAAATCTTCGACCACTTCTACGTCGAATACACCTATCCGGACGGCACCATCATGAACTCCCAGTGCCGCCACTGGGGTGGCTGGACGAAGGTCACCGAGGAAATCTCCGGCACCAAGGGCACCGCACTTCCCGGCATGATCAAGGACCACAGCGGAAAGATTGTCTGGCGCTTCCGTGAGACGGAGAAGAATCCGTATCAAAACGAGCACGACGCGCTCTACGACCACATCCGCAACGACAAGCCGCTGAACAACGCGTTCTACACCGCCGAAAGCACCCTGACTGCCATCATGGGCCGGATGGCCGCCTACTCCGGTGAGGAAATCACCTGGGAAAAAGCTCTCAATTCCCAGCTCGATACCATGCCCAAAGTCCTCGCGTGGGATGCCGATCCGGGACCGAAGGCCGGCCCCGATGGCCTCTATCCCGCGCCGGTTCCCGGCAAGGGCAAATACGTCTGA
- a CDS encoding thiazole synthase produces MSQPLVIAGREIRSRLFVGTGKFSSNESMRDALVASGAEIVTVALRRADLSGQSDPYANILDFIDPEKYLLLPNTSGAMNAEEAVRLARLAAAAGLPKWVKLEIHPDPTYLLPDPIETLKAAEILVKEGFTVLPYINADPVLAKRLQEAGTATVMPLGSPIGSNRGLATRDQIRIIIEQAIVPVVVDAGIGAPSHAAEALELGADAVLVNTAIAIANDPVKMAMAFKKAVEAGREAFEIGLPEAEDRAIATSPLTAFLS; encoded by the coding sequence ATGTCCCAGCCACTCGTCATCGCCGGTCGTGAAATTCGCTCCCGTTTGTTCGTTGGAACCGGAAAGTTCTCCTCGAACGAATCGATGCGTGACGCCCTCGTGGCCAGTGGTGCGGAGATCGTGACCGTGGCGCTGCGCCGTGCCGATCTCAGCGGCCAGAGCGATCCGTATGCGAACATCCTCGATTTCATCGACCCGGAGAAATACCTGCTGCTGCCGAACACCAGCGGCGCGATGAATGCCGAGGAAGCCGTCCGTCTCGCCCGCCTCGCGGCCGCCGCCGGCCTGCCGAAGTGGGTGAAGCTGGAGATCCATCCCGATCCCACCTATTTGCTGCCGGACCCGATCGAGACTCTCAAGGCGGCTGAGATCCTGGTGAAGGAAGGCTTCACCGTTCTGCCCTACATTAATGCCGATCCGGTGCTGGCGAAGCGTCTGCAGGAAGCGGGCACCGCCACCGTGATGCCGCTCGGCTCGCCGATTGGCAGCAATCGCGGCCTCGCGACGCGCGATCAGATCCGCATCATCATCGAGCAGGCCATCGTGCCGGTGGTGGTGGATGCCGGTATCGGTGCTCCCAGCCACGCGGCGGAGGCTTTGGAACTCGGAGCCGATGCCGTGCTGGTGAATACCGCCATCGCGATCGCCAATGATCCGGTGAAGATGGCCATGGCTTTCAAGAAGGCCGTCGAGGCCGGTCGCGAGGCTTTTGAAATCGGTCTGCCCGAAGCGGAGGACCGTGCCATCGCCACCAGTCCGCTTACGGCGTTCCTTTCCTGA
- a CDS encoding YcxB family protein, whose translation MLKAARSGGCPHWCFDPQGVQLLSGPNEFFYEWSTLDRVVSDDDLVVMISNRYALECIPTRFFKGTEDVARLLEFARDAGLPVLDYRKPRSAAP comes from the coding sequence ATGTTGAAAGCCGCGCGCAGTGGCGGGTGCCCGCACTGGTGCTTCGATCCGCAGGGAGTCCAGCTCCTGAGTGGTCCCAATGAATTCTTCTACGAATGGAGCACGCTCGACAGGGTGGTGTCGGATGACGATCTGGTGGTGATGATCTCCAATCGCTACGCCTTGGAATGCATCCCAACCCGCTTTTTCAAAGGCACGGAAGATGTGGCCCGCTTGCTGGAATTCGCACGTGACGCGGGCCTGCCCGTGCTCGACTACCGGAAACCTCGATCCGCCGCACCATGA
- the metG gene encoding methionine--tRNA ligase — protein sequence MFFLTTAIDYTNGSPHIGHAYEKVLADVIARYRRLRGDEVFFLTGVDQHGQKVQQTAEKEGVHPATYVKRTTKKFLNLWDKLDVRYDGWAETVDERHKACVRKILSTLKEQGQLYQKTHKGFYSVRQEQYLTDRDRNEQGEFGPEWGEVTEIEEENWYFKLSDHIGWLKEYLEKTDNFVLPAFRKAELLNALERSGETDLCISRPKERLRWGIEFPFDLGYVTYVWFDALINYVSFVGYEAAPDAGLPDFARIWSGNPPATHIIGKDILIPAHGIYWPCMLHAMGFRDDQMPQLLVHGWWNRKSKSGQSEKMSKSLGNVVDPDELADKFGVDALRYYLVRDIITGRDSDFDLERLVMLFNDELADKLGNLCNRALNMSQRFTDGILSPGGPATEDDLALQKSLTETTAAYREAMDEYEVAKALEALTRHVVLCNQYADRMKPWELKKDPEQAARVQTILYHFAENVAHCAVLLSPVVPQAAAKIASQLAREDLLTLKLDDLKWGLLADGHTIGKPKPVFPKIVIEEEAAEG from the coding sequence ATGTTCTTCCTCACCACCGCCATCGACTACACCAACGGTTCGCCCCACATCGGCCACGCCTATGAGAAGGTGCTTGCCGACGTGATCGCCCGCTACCGCCGCCTGCGCGGGGACGAGGTGTTCTTCCTCACCGGCGTGGACCAGCACGGCCAGAAGGTCCAGCAGACCGCGGAGAAGGAAGGCGTGCATCCCGCCACCTACGTCAAGCGCACGACCAAGAAGTTCCTCAACCTGTGGGACAAGCTGGACGTGCGCTATGATGGCTGGGCGGAAACCGTGGACGAGCGGCACAAGGCCTGTGTCCGCAAGATCCTCTCCACCCTCAAGGAACAGGGACAACTCTATCAGAAGACCCACAAGGGCTTCTACTCGGTACGACAGGAGCAGTACCTCACCGACCGCGATCGCAACGAGCAGGGCGAGTTCGGCCCGGAATGGGGCGAGGTCACCGAGATCGAGGAGGAGAACTGGTACTTCAAACTCAGCGACCACATCGGCTGGCTGAAGGAGTATCTCGAAAAGACGGACAACTTCGTGCTGCCCGCCTTCCGCAAGGCCGAGCTGCTCAACGCGCTCGAGCGCTCCGGTGAAACCGATCTCTGCATCTCGCGTCCGAAGGAACGTTTGCGCTGGGGCATCGAGTTCCCCTTCGATCTCGGCTACGTGACCTACGTCTGGTTCGACGCGCTTATCAACTACGTCTCCTTCGTCGGCTACGAGGCCGCGCCGGACGCCGGGCTTCCCGACTTCGCCAGGATCTGGAGCGGCAATCCGCCCGCCACCCACATCATCGGCAAGGACATCCTCATTCCCGCCCACGGCATCTACTGGCCCTGCATGCTGCATGCGATGGGCTTCCGTGACGACCAGATGCCACAACTGCTGGTCCACGGCTGGTGGAACCGCAAGAGCAAGTCCGGCCAGAGCGAGAAGATGTCGAAATCGCTCGGCAATGTCGTCGATCCGGACGAACTCGCTGACAAGTTCGGAGTGGACGCCCTGCGCTACTACCTCGTCCGCGACATCATCACCGGTCGCGATTCGGATTTCGATCTGGAGCGCCTCGTCATGCTCTTCAATGACGAGCTCGCCGACAAGCTGGGCAATCTCTGCAACCGTGCGCTCAACATGAGCCAGCGTTTCACCGATGGCATCCTCAGTCCCGGCGGCCCGGCGACGGAAGACGACCTCGCGCTGCAGAAGTCCCTCACCGAAACCACCGCCGCCTATCGCGAGGCGATGGACGAGTATGAAGTGGCGAAGGCCCTGGAGGCCCTCACCCGCCATGTGGTGCTGTGCAACCAGTACGCGGACCGCATGAAGCCTTGGGAACTGAAGAAGGACCCGGAGCAGGCCGCCCGCGTGCAAACCATCCTCTACCACTTCGCCGAGAACGTCGCCCACTGCGCCGTGCTGCTTTCACCCGTGGTTCCCCAGGCGGCCGCCAAGATCGCCTCCCAGCTCGCCCGCGAGGATCTCCTCACCCTGAAACTCGATGACCTCAAATGGGGTCTGCTGGCGGACGGTCACACCATCGGAAAGCCCAAGCCGGTGTTTCCGAAGATCGTGATCGAGGAGGAAGCGGCGGAAGGTTGA
- a CDS encoding tetratricopeptide repeat protein — MSERDSLFDDANGHLAVGEMDEAIALYRRCVALDPEFFDGWHALGMALLKTGGVKEAIGCGLQAVTLRPNDLLAWTGLSQMYVRDGNIPEAEAAKGNARILSLGGKVVRDA, encoded by the coding sequence ATGTCCGAGCGCGATTCCCTCTTCGATGACGCCAACGGCCATCTCGCCGTTGGCGAGATGGACGAGGCCATCGCGCTCTACCGCCGGTGTGTCGCCCTTGATCCGGAGTTTTTCGATGGCTGGCACGCGCTCGGCATGGCGCTTCTCAAGACCGGCGGGGTGAAGGAAGCCATCGGCTGCGGATTGCAGGCCGTCACGCTCCGTCCGAACGATCTGCTCGCCTGGACCGGACTTTCCCAGATGTACGTCCGCGACGGCAACATCCCCGAAGCGGAAGCAGCCAAGGGCAATGCCCGCATTCTTTCCCTGGGCGGCAAGGTCGTCCGGGATGCCTGA
- a CDS encoding SurA N-terminal domain-containing protein, translating into MIENIRNYYGLMMVVLVALFLSFLFTGFSGSKASGGGGQAYLRIDGTTYDGLTYQKQGVEARNLAMGLQMYEFVAGLNGFGGRGGDEGEVSETFFANRILIRQAGEEYGIHPSKDEIFDYVKEMSAFAGKDGKYDAFTYKNIIEKSIGRLGMTEQDVLDLAKDAVIARKLGDILGSGLAVNRQIVADSSALNRQLVSVQLSKIALAPFKEAIKPTDEEVKAYWDTIQDSFKTEAKRKFTYVLAAPKLPEVKPEDAKPDAEKKPEDASKPEKPDPTKEDPKIIEERRNKEKELNQRMDDFFTDLQNKKGSGFEDLAKEQGFEVKTTELFPASQSPADLAMTLRSSGGGNRAVDSLFNMKETSDPLSKISEPFAVGQNQWLIARLDGEEVSRTKTFEEAKEQAKAQYIEEKAREAMKKSADEKLAAIREAIKGGKSFADAAKDAGLESKPLGPITASFRPTGDDAPASLFRETNLVDPGTVADVIAEPTQAFIVFVEKREVEKSPDANSRLDSEVTSAASQNRMRAFMSWMSDRNEAAKVERLYKKNS; encoded by the coding sequence ATGATTGAAAACATCCGCAATTATTACGGCCTGATGATGGTGGTCCTGGTGGCCCTCTTCCTCAGTTTCCTGTTCACCGGTTTCAGCGGCTCGAAGGCATCGGGTGGCGGTGGCCAGGCCTATCTCCGGATTGATGGAACCACCTATGATGGCCTCACCTACCAGAAGCAGGGCGTGGAGGCCCGCAATCTGGCCATGGGCCTGCAGATGTATGAATTCGTCGCCGGTCTGAATGGTTTCGGCGGTCGTGGTGGTGACGAGGGCGAAGTTTCCGAGACCTTTTTCGCCAATCGCATCCTGATCCGCCAGGCTGGCGAGGAATACGGCATCCATCCCTCGAAGGATGAGATCTTCGACTACGTGAAGGAAATGTCCGCCTTCGCCGGCAAGGACGGCAAGTATGACGCCTTCACCTACAAGAACATCATCGAAAAAAGCATCGGCCGCCTGGGCATGACCGAGCAGGATGTGCTCGACCTCGCCAAGGACGCCGTGATCGCCCGCAAGCTGGGCGATATCCTCGGCTCCGGCCTCGCCGTGAACCGCCAGATCGTGGCGGACTCCTCGGCCCTCAACCGCCAGCTCGTCTCCGTCCAGCTTTCCAAGATCGCCCTCGCGCCGTTCAAGGAAGCGATCAAGCCGACCGATGAGGAAGTGAAGGCCTATTGGGACACCATCCAGGACTCCTTCAAGACCGAGGCGAAGCGCAAGTTCACCTACGTGCTCGCCGCGCCGAAGCTGCCGGAAGTGAAGCCGGAGGACGCCAAGCCCGATGCGGAGAAAAAGCCGGAGGATGCCTCCAAGCCTGAGAAGCCGGATCCGACCAAGGAAGATCCGAAGATCATCGAAGAGCGCCGCAACAAGGAGAAGGAACTCAACCAGCGGATGGATGACTTCTTCACCGATCTCCAGAACAAGAAGGGCTCCGGTTTCGAAGACCTCGCCAAGGAGCAGGGTTTCGAGGTCAAGACCACCGAACTCTTCCCAGCCAGCCAGTCCCCGGCCGATCTGGCCATGACCCTGCGCTCCAGCGGCGGCGGCAACCGTGCCGTGGACTCGCTCTTCAACATGAAGGAAACCTCCGATCCGCTCTCGAAGATTTCCGAGCCCTTCGCCGTCGGTCAGAACCAGTGGCTGATCGCCCGCTTGGATGGCGAGGAAGTCTCCCGCACCAAGACCTTCGAGGAAGCCAAGGAGCAGGCCAAGGCCCAGTACATCGAGGAAAAGGCGCGTGAAGCGATGAAGAAGAGTGCCGACGAAAAGCTCGCCGCCATCCGCGAAGCCATCAAGGGCGGCAAGTCCTTCGCCGATGCCGCCAAGGACGCCGGCTTGGAAAGCAAGCCGCTCGGCCCGATCACCGCCTCCTTCCGCCCTACCGGTGACGATGCTCCCGCCTCGCTCTTCCGTGAGACCAACCTGGTCGATCCCGGCACCGTCGCCGATGTGATCGCCGAGCCGACCCAGGCCTTCATCGTCTTCGTCGAGAAGCGCGAGGTCGAGAAGAGCCCGGACGCCAACTCCCGCCTCGATTCCGAAGTGACCAGCGCCGCCAGCCAGAACCGCATGCGTGCCTTCATGTCCTGGATGTCCGATCGCAACGAAGCCGCCAAGGTCGAGCGCCTCTACAAGAAGAACAGTTGA